One region of Bacillus pumilus genomic DNA includes:
- a CDS encoding cupin domain-containing protein: MQTEQKTQERYFPQAKKIEWENGVTQYSTVRGDTEVLISYIPPHTIIKPHEHPEAQIGIVLKGELQMTVGPSTQLLTPLESAYIAPPFVPHGASNLTDEEVIAIDIKRLKDGEEYTAPPAYFLDIFKTRDLLPGMEVTFFVEDWMELMIANIPGNGGEMPFHKHRNEQIGICISGGYDMTIEGFTEKMEFGTTYFCDPREDHGAINPKLEASKSINLFFPPRYNRLKPKASKVKK, encoded by the coding sequence ATGCAAACTGAACAAAAAACGCAAGAACGATATTTTCCACAAGCCAAAAAAATAGAATGGGAGAATGGTGTCACACAATATTCCACGGTCAGAGGTGATACGGAAGTGCTCATCTCATACATCCCTCCTCACACGATCATTAAACCTCACGAGCATCCCGAAGCACAAATCGGCATCGTATTAAAAGGCGAGCTTCAAATGACAGTCGGCCCATCGACCCAATTGCTTACCCCTTTAGAATCAGCGTATATCGCACCACCTTTTGTCCCTCACGGCGCTTCTAACCTGACAGATGAAGAAGTGATTGCTATTGATATTAAGAGATTAAAAGATGGCGAGGAATACACGGCGCCTCCTGCTTATTTCTTAGACATTTTCAAAACACGAGATTTACTTCCTGGCATGGAAGTGACCTTTTTTGTTGAGGATTGGATGGAGCTCATGATAGCCAACATTCCTGGAAATGGCGGAGAAATGCCTTTTCACAAACACCGCAATGAACAAATCGGCATTTGCATTAGCGGAGGTTATGATATGACGATTGAAGGCTTTACAGAGAAAATGGAATTTGGTACTACCTACTTTTGTGACCCTAGGGAAGACCACGGGGCGATAAATCCAAAGCTGGAAGCATCAAAGTCTATTAATCTCTTCTTCCCTCCCCGCTATAATCGGTTGAAGCCAAAAGCGTCCAAGGTGAAGAAATGA
- the pta gene encoding phosphate acetyltransferase, with product MADIFSTVQEKVAGKGVKIVFPEGMDERILTAVQKLADGKVLQPIVVGKTQEVEAKAKELGLTLDGVDVYDPHTYEGFEELVQAFVERRKGKATEEQARKALLDENYFGTMLVYKGLADGLVSGAAHSTADTVRPALQIIKTKEGVKKTSGVFIMARGEEQYVFADCAINIAPDSQDLAEIAIESANTAKMFDIEPRVAMLSFSTKGSAKSDETEKVSEAVRIAKEKAPELVLDGEFQFDAAFVPSVAAKKAPDSVIKGDASVFVFPSLEAGNIGYKIAQRLGNFEAVGPILQGLNQPVNDLSRGCNAEDVYNLALITAAQAL from the coding sequence GTGGCAGATATTTTTTCAACAGTTCAGGAAAAGGTTGCAGGTAAAGGAGTAAAGATCGTTTTTCCTGAGGGAATGGACGAACGCATTCTAACAGCCGTTCAAAAACTAGCAGATGGCAAAGTCTTGCAGCCAATTGTTGTAGGTAAAACACAAGAAGTTGAAGCAAAAGCAAAAGAATTAGGTCTTACACTTGATGGTGTTGACGTGTATGATCCTCATACATATGAAGGTTTTGAAGAGCTTGTACAAGCTTTCGTAGAAAGACGTAAAGGCAAAGCAACTGAAGAGCAAGCAAGAAAAGCATTACTAGATGAAAACTACTTCGGTACGATGCTTGTGTACAAAGGTCTTGCAGACGGACTTGTGAGCGGTGCAGCACACTCAACTGCTGACACAGTACGCCCAGCACTTCAAATCATTAAAACAAAAGAAGGCGTAAAGAAAACATCTGGCGTCTTCATCATGGCTCGCGGCGAAGAGCAATATGTGTTTGCTGATTGTGCAATCAACATTGCACCAGACAGCCAAGATCTAGCTGAAATTGCAATCGAAAGTGCAAACACAGCCAAAATGTTCGACATCGAACCACGTGTGGCAATGCTTAGCTTCTCTACAAAAGGCTCAGCAAAATCAGACGAAACAGAAAAAGTATCTGAAGCAGTTCGTATTGCAAAAGAAAAGGCACCTGAGCTTGTACTTGATGGGGAATTCCAATTCGATGCAGCTTTCGTTCCTTCAGTAGCAGCGAAAAAAGCACCAGATTCCGTCATTAAAGGCGATGCTAGCGTATTTGTTTTCCCTAGCCTAGAAGCTGGAAACATCGGCTACAAAATTGCACAGCGCTTAGGTAACTTTGAAGCTGTAGGTCCAATCTTACAAGGCTTAAATCAGCCAGTAAACGACCTTTCAAGAGGTTGTAATGCCGAAGACGTTTACAACCTTGCACTTATCACAGCAGCTCAAGCACTATAA
- a CDS encoding MFS transporter, with product MKNFPIAIFALTLGAFSIGMTEFVIMGLLPNVANDLHVSISASGQLITGYALGVAVGGPILTLSTGKMSRKRLLILLMILFVAGNAVAAVSTSYGLLMAARILTSFAHGTFFGVGAIMVARLVPKEKSASAISFMFTGLTVANVLGVPFGTFIGNQFGWRMSFLVIAVIGLISLIGIISLVPNQSKEEVLDIRNEVSVLKKPQVLVSFAMTIFGFAGVFTAFTYISPILLQVTGFQENGVTLILVLFGLGVTIGNLVGGKLADWKLMPSIIVSLILLMAVLLLFTITSEFKVPAVMTIFVWGIISFILVPTLQYRTMNMAHEAPTLASTLSHSAFNIGNAGGAALGGLAIEITHLQLVPLFAAAVTFIGLIITIMSYQSDKRTKRA from the coding sequence ATGAAAAACTTCCCCATCGCTATTTTTGCTTTAACGCTCGGTGCGTTTTCAATTGGCATGACTGAATTTGTCATTATGGGACTTTTGCCAAACGTCGCAAACGACCTTCATGTATCTATCTCTGCTTCAGGGCAGCTGATTACTGGATATGCACTTGGTGTGGCAGTTGGCGGACCTATTTTAACTTTATCGACTGGGAAAATGTCGAGGAAACGTCTTCTCATTTTATTAATGATCCTGTTCGTGGCGGGAAATGCTGTTGCTGCTGTATCAACCTCTTATGGTCTATTAATGGCCGCACGTATTTTGACATCATTTGCTCACGGGACCTTCTTTGGCGTCGGGGCAATCATGGTTGCACGGCTTGTGCCTAAGGAGAAAAGTGCAAGTGCGATCAGCTTCATGTTTACAGGACTGACGGTCGCCAATGTGCTGGGTGTGCCGTTCGGTACATTCATCGGAAATCAATTCGGCTGGCGTATGTCGTTTCTCGTCATTGCCGTTATTGGGCTCATTTCCTTAATCGGTATCATCAGCTTAGTACCCAATCAATCGAAGGAAGAAGTACTTGATATTCGAAATGAAGTGTCTGTATTGAAAAAACCACAAGTGCTCGTCTCTTTTGCAATGACGATCTTTGGTTTTGCAGGTGTGTTTACAGCCTTTACGTATATCAGCCCAATCCTGCTCCAAGTGACTGGTTTTCAGGAAAATGGAGTGACGCTTATCCTTGTTCTCTTCGGACTTGGGGTCACTATTGGAAATTTAGTTGGTGGAAAGCTTGCCGACTGGAAGCTGATGCCGAGTATTATCGTGTCCCTGATCCTGCTAATGGCTGTCCTGTTATTGTTTACAATCACTTCCGAATTCAAAGTGCCTGCTGTGATGACCATTTTTGTGTGGGGAATCATTTCATTTATTCTTGTTCCTACCTTGCAATACCGCACGATGAACATGGCACATGAAGCACCGACACTCGCATCAACGCTTAGTCATTCTGCCTTTAATATCGGGAATGCCGGCGGTGCAGCGCTTGGCGGTCTTGCCATCGAAATCACACATTTACAGCTTGTTCCGTTATTTGCTGCAGCTGTAACCTTCATTGGACTTATCATTACGATCATGAGCTATCAGTCAGATAAACGAACAAAAAGGGCCTGA
- a CDS encoding MFS transporter: MKESLDSQASKTFPITLAIALTLGVFAAGSEELVISPLLPDLSNSFQHSLDILALSISIYGLAVLVGAPLLVPLGDRYSRELCLIIGLSFFLIGTIMCAAAPNLAVFFAGRAISGLATGVFVPTAYALVGDRVPYEYRGKVMGLIVSSWSLSLVLGVPIGAFIGQSLNWRWTFWIFAIMSLIVLLLVILESRKQTATANTGTPQAREKAGSLWGALKIDRVPAYLTVTFCNMLGFYGMYSFLGAYLQSLFSGGQSTAGLLIMAYGVGFSMSVFTGKLADWFGKTRSLFFVLGGITLVLALLPYAPFSWTLLIFALFIWGAMQSLSVTLLSTVLSDCSQTHRGKVMAFYSLASNLAVMLGSALMGPVYVHFGYHTVGLVCALVTLVGFLISFVSYKRERTLQQKHKNTFET, encoded by the coding sequence ATGAAAGAATCTTTAGACAGCCAGGCTTCTAAAACATTTCCCATCACACTTGCCATTGCGCTCACACTTGGCGTCTTTGCGGCGGGATCGGAAGAACTGGTGATTTCACCACTGCTGCCTGATTTATCAAACTCTTTTCAGCACTCTCTTGATATTCTCGCCCTTTCCATCAGCATTTATGGGTTAGCTGTGCTGGTTGGAGCCCCGCTGCTTGTTCCTTTAGGGGACCGGTATTCAAGGGAGCTATGCCTGATTATCGGGCTTTCTTTCTTTTTGATTGGCACCATAATGTGTGCGGCTGCCCCGAATCTGGCCGTATTTTTTGCAGGCCGTGCTATTTCTGGGCTGGCGACCGGTGTATTTGTGCCAACAGCCTATGCGCTTGTGGGTGACCGGGTTCCTTATGAATATCGAGGCAAAGTGATGGGGCTCATTGTGTCGAGCTGGTCTCTTTCTCTTGTCCTTGGTGTACCAATTGGTGCCTTCATCGGGCAGAGTTTAAACTGGCGATGGACCTTTTGGATTTTCGCCATCATGAGTCTCATTGTCCTGCTGCTCGTCATCCTTGAATCTCGTAAACAAACCGCCACAGCGAATACAGGAACACCTCAAGCTAGGGAGAAAGCTGGCTCTTTATGGGGAGCTTTGAAAATTGATCGTGTCCCCGCCTATTTGACCGTGACATTTTGTAATATGCTTGGATTTTATGGCATGTACTCGTTTTTAGGAGCGTATCTGCAAAGTTTGTTTTCTGGAGGGCAATCGACGGCAGGACTTCTGATCATGGCTTACGGCGTTGGTTTTTCCATGAGTGTATTTACAGGGAAATTAGCAGACTGGTTTGGCAAAACTCGTTCTCTTTTCTTTGTGCTGGGCGGCATTACGCTCGTTCTCGCCTTACTTCCTTATGCTCCTTTCTCATGGACATTGCTGATTTTTGCCCTATTTATTTGGGGTGCCATGCAAAGTTTATCTGTCACGCTTTTGAGCACTGTTCTAAGTGACTGCTCCCAAACCCACCGAGGCAAAGTGATGGCTTTTTACAGCCTTGCGTCCAATCTTGCCGTTATGCTTGGTTCCGCTCTTATGGGACCTGTCTATGTCCATTTCGGCTATCATACGGTAGGGCTTGTATGTGCTCTCGTTACGCTTGTTGGTTTTCTTATTAGCTTCGTCAGCTATAAACGTGAACGAACCTTACAGCAGAAACATAAAAACACATTTGAAACGTAA
- a CDS encoding ATP-grasp domain-containing protein: protein MSKKTVLVIADLGGCPPHMFYESVAVSYHIVSYIPRPFAITKGHAELIEKYSIAVIKDRDYFDKNPSFEHPDSIYWAHDDYLKSEEEVVDDLVRVASFFKADAITTNNELFIAPMAKAAERLGLRGAGVKAAELARDKSQMRAAFNAAGVKAVKTQPVTTLADFQQAIEHIGTPLILKPTYLASSIGVTLFHDRSGSDDLFLNVQSYLQTIPVPNAVTYEAPFVAETYLEGAYEDWYQDDGYSDYVSVEGLVVEGEYIPFVIHDKTPQIGFTETAHITPSILDNEAQQIIIEAARKANEGLGLENCATHTEIKLMKHRETGLIESAARFAGWNMIPNIKKVFGVDMAKLLIDVLVDGKKANLPKELLSGHTHYVADCHLYPQHFKENGHIPPEATHITIDHVHIPQDTLVGDTVIISESVPPKGTFVDLSLFEAFNGIVSLELKGSSSQEVAASIRNIQKQAAIQLMDELVKG, encoded by the coding sequence TTGAGTAAAAAAACCGTACTTGTCATTGCTGATCTGGGAGGATGCCCGCCCCATATGTTTTATGAAAGCGTGGCTGTATCGTATCATATCGTTTCTTATATCCCGAGACCTTTTGCTATTACAAAGGGACACGCTGAGCTAATCGAAAAATACTCTATTGCGGTCATCAAAGATCGAGATTATTTTGACAAAAACCCTTCTTTTGAACACCCAGATTCGATTTACTGGGCACATGATGATTATCTAAAATCCGAGGAAGAGGTGGTGGACGACCTAGTTCGCGTCGCTTCCTTTTTCAAAGCGGATGCGATCACCACCAATAATGAATTATTCATTGCACCAATGGCAAAAGCCGCTGAGCGACTTGGGCTGCGCGGCGCTGGGGTAAAGGCGGCTGAATTAGCGCGTGATAAAAGCCAAATGAGGGCTGCATTCAACGCGGCTGGGGTCAAAGCAGTAAAAACTCAGCCTGTCACGACTTTAGCTGATTTTCAGCAAGCCATTGAACATATCGGTACACCGCTTATTTTAAAGCCTACATATTTAGCAAGCTCCATTGGCGTGACCCTTTTTCATGACCGATCCGGCAGTGATGATCTCTTTTTAAACGTACAATCCTATTTGCAAACCATTCCCGTTCCAAACGCTGTGACGTATGAAGCACCGTTTGTCGCTGAAACGTACTTAGAGGGGGCTTACGAGGATTGGTATCAAGACGACGGCTATTCTGATTATGTCAGTGTAGAAGGATTAGTTGTTGAGGGTGAATATATCCCTTTTGTCATTCATGATAAGACCCCTCAAATCGGCTTTACAGAAACGGCTCATATCACTCCGTCGATCCTAGACAATGAAGCCCAGCAAATCATCATTGAGGCAGCGAGGAAAGCAAATGAAGGATTAGGTCTTGAAAACTGTGCCACTCATACAGAAATCAAGCTTATGAAACATCGAGAAACCGGACTGATCGAATCAGCAGCTAGATTTGCTGGCTGGAATATGATTCCGAATATCAAAAAGGTCTTTGGGGTGGATATGGCTAAGTTGCTGATTGATGTATTAGTCGATGGAAAAAAAGCTAATTTGCCAAAAGAACTACTTTCTGGACATACGCATTATGTAGCAGACTGTCATTTATACCCTCAGCATTTCAAAGAGAACGGACACATTCCGCCTGAGGCCACACACATCACCATTGATCATGTGCATATTCCGCAGGACACTTTAGTTGGAGATACTGTCATCATCAGCGAATCTGTCCCACCTAAAGGAACATTTGTAGATCTATCTTTATTTGAAGCATTTAATGGCATCGTGTCTCTTGAATTAAAAGGGTCGTCTTCTCAGGAGGTTGCCGCCTCCATCCGTAACATTCAAAAGCAGGCAGCCATTCAGTTAATGGATGAATTAGTGAAGGGATAA
- a CDS encoding MurR/RpiR family transcriptional regulator, translated as MEDLIHKLQHKVAFLTDAQRRIADYIVQHPMEVAFLTVDKLASKVGTSTATIMRFSAAVGYSGFSEFQKELQSAMKHKADPQTRLEANLKHSNKSKLLHNHVELQFQNIQYALDNITEETFQQIVGKIANARHVLCTSVRSGRPVGEYMSLGINRLLGNCQYIDADQSDWMDDLVHFNSDDFIIAVSYPRYAKRMKDLMEAAKSYGVEVLLITDSYSSPLTKYAQYVLPCSSASVGSHNSVVSAIFIVDFILSALAMNDPERTKPRLDQINHMLTKMSYHTTH; from the coding sequence ATGGAGGATTTGATACATAAGCTTCAGCATAAGGTCGCTTTTTTAACTGATGCACAGAGGAGAATTGCAGATTATATCGTACAACATCCAATGGAGGTCGCTTTTTTAACTGTCGATAAATTAGCGTCAAAAGTCGGGACGAGTACAGCAACCATCATGCGCTTCTCTGCTGCTGTGGGGTATTCTGGTTTTTCTGAGTTTCAAAAAGAGCTTCAATCAGCGATGAAGCATAAAGCTGACCCTCAAACAAGACTTGAGGCGAATCTCAAGCATTCAAATAAGAGTAAGCTCCTGCATAACCATGTAGAACTGCAATTTCAAAATATCCAGTACGCATTGGACAATATCACGGAAGAAACCTTTCAACAAATTGTTGGGAAAATAGCCAACGCGCGCCACGTTTTGTGTACAAGTGTCCGAAGTGGAAGACCTGTTGGCGAGTACATGTCATTAGGAATCAATCGGCTATTGGGGAATTGCCAGTATATTGATGCAGATCAAAGTGACTGGATGGATGATTTGGTTCATTTCAACTCGGATGATTTCATTATAGCTGTCAGCTATCCGCGCTATGCAAAGCGTATGAAGGATTTGATGGAAGCAGCGAAGTCTTATGGAGTGGAAGTCCTTTTAATTACAGACAGTTACAGCTCTCCACTAACCAAATATGCACAATATGTATTACCGTGTTCCTCAGCAAGTGTAGGCTCTCATAACTCTGTCGTATCTGCTATCTTTATCGTCGATTTCATCTTAAGTGCATTAGCGATGAATGATCCTGAAAGAACAAAACCACGTTTAGATCAAATCAATCATATGTTAACGAAAATGAGTTATCACACAACACATTAG
- a CDS encoding aminotransferase class I/II-fold pyridoxal phosphate-dependent enzyme yields the protein MKILPSNMIERLPEQKFGTVFEKIAHKTQHGANIVNLGQGNPDLPTPAHIVNALQEAAGSLQFQQYAPFRGFDFFKQAIADFYRKEFGIEVDPKKEIALFNGGKTGLYVMSQCLLDPGNIALVPDPGYPEYHSGILMADAKPHCIQLEKKNGYLPNFSSIDPDVLKKAKVLFLNYPNNPTGAVANEAFFEEAAEFASAHDLHVIHDFAYGSFHYEQKPVSFLKAPLGKNVGVELYSLSKTFNMAGWRVAFAVGNEDIIHAINAFQDHVFVSMYGGFQHAATVALQSDDCHIQSLKEVYIERMAFFISQAEKQLGWTIERPAGAFYLWAPIPDDFEDSHAFADYLLEHADVVVTPGGVFGTHGRHHVRISMVAPIEQLALFIDRLHILPIRFHQKTRI from the coding sequence GTGAAGATCTTACCATCTAACATGATTGAACGGCTGCCAGAACAAAAATTTGGAACCGTATTTGAGAAAATTGCGCATAAAACACAACACGGAGCGAACATTGTGAACCTTGGTCAGGGAAATCCTGATCTTCCTACTCCGGCGCACATTGTGAATGCCCTTCAAGAGGCAGCAGGCTCTTTGCAATTTCAGCAATATGCACCTTTTAGAGGCTTTGACTTTTTCAAGCAAGCCATTGCAGATTTCTACAGAAAGGAATTCGGCATTGAGGTTGACCCGAAGAAGGAAATTGCCCTTTTCAATGGAGGAAAAACAGGGCTTTATGTGATGAGTCAGTGCCTGCTTGATCCAGGGAATATTGCCCTCGTCCCCGATCCGGGATACCCAGAATATCATTCAGGTATCTTGATGGCGGACGCAAAGCCACATTGCATCCAGCTTGAAAAGAAAAATGGCTATTTGCCGAATTTCTCTTCAATTGATCCAGACGTGTTAAAAAAGGCAAAGGTGCTTTTCTTAAATTATCCGAATAACCCAACTGGTGCTGTGGCGAATGAAGCTTTTTTTGAAGAGGCTGCAGAATTTGCGTCCGCTCACGATCTGCATGTGATTCATGATTTTGCTTATGGTTCCTTTCATTATGAGCAAAAACCAGTGAGCTTTCTAAAGGCTCCTCTTGGGAAAAACGTAGGAGTGGAATTATATTCTTTATCCAAAACATTCAATATGGCAGGATGGAGAGTCGCTTTTGCTGTAGGCAATGAGGACATCATTCATGCCATTAACGCCTTCCAGGATCATGTGTTTGTCAGTATGTATGGTGGATTTCAACATGCCGCCACCGTCGCTTTACAAAGTGATGACTGTCATATTCAATCATTGAAAGAAGTCTACATTGAACGAATGGCTTTCTTCATCAGTCAAGCCGAGAAGCAGCTTGGCTGGACCATTGAACGTCCAGCCGGCGCCTTTTATTTGTGGGCACCGATTCCTGATGATTTCGAGGATTCTCATGCATTTGCCGACTATTTACTCGAGCATGCAGATGTCGTCGTGACGCCTGGGGGTGTGTTTGGAACACATGGAAGACATCATGTCCGCATCTCAATGGTGGCGCCAATTGAACAGCTTGCCCTTTTTATCGATCGGCTGCATATACTGCCAATTCGTTTTCATCAAAAAACCCGCATATAG
- the hemQ gene encoding hydrogen peroxide-dependent heme synthase codes for MSEQHTTNEAAQTLDGWYALHDFRTFDWTAWKLLTSDERQAILHEFTGLLEKWKTAEHDKAGSQTIYSIVGQKADIMLMILRPTMEELGEIELEFNKTRLAEFTIPAYSYVSVVELSNYLAGGGDGGDPYENPHVRARLYPELPSSQYVCFYPMDKRRSGNDNWYMLSMDERKSLMRSHGLIGRSYAGKVKQIITGSVGFDDYEWGVTLFSDDVLQFKKLVYEMRFDEVSARYGEFGSFFVGNRLANEQLASYFHV; via the coding sequence ATGAGCGAACAACATACAACCAATGAAGCAGCTCAAACACTAGACGGCTGGTATGCACTGCATGATTTTAGAACCTTTGACTGGACAGCTTGGAAGCTGCTGACAAGTGATGAGCGGCAAGCGATTCTTCATGAGTTCACAGGTCTATTAGAAAAATGGAAAACAGCTGAGCACGATAAGGCTGGAAGCCAAACAATCTATAGTATTGTCGGCCAAAAAGCAGATATTATGCTCATGATTTTGCGTCCAACCATGGAAGAACTGGGTGAAATTGAACTTGAATTCAACAAGACACGACTAGCAGAGTTTACGATCCCAGCTTATTCGTACGTTTCAGTTGTTGAACTTAGCAACTACTTAGCAGGAGGCGGAGATGGCGGAGATCCTTACGAAAACCCGCATGTACGTGCACGTCTATACCCAGAGCTCCCTTCTTCTCAATACGTGTGCTTCTATCCAATGGATAAAAGACGTTCCGGCAATGACAACTGGTACATGCTCTCTATGGATGAGCGTAAATCACTCATGAGAAGCCACGGTTTAATCGGCCGCAGCTATGCTGGTAAAGTAAAGCAGATCATTACAGGCTCCGTCGGTTTTGATGATTATGAGTGGGGCGTCACTCTTTTCTCTGACGATGTGCTTCAATTCAAAAAATTGGTTTATGAAATGCGCTTTGATGAAGTCAGTGCACGCTACGGCGAATTTGGTTCCTTCTTTGTCGGAAACCGATTAGCAAACGAGCAGCTGGCATCTTATTTTCATGTATGA
- a CDS encoding SDR family NAD(P)-dependent oxidoreductase produces MNLAGKVVLITGGASGIGLAAVKLFLEHGAKVAVADINEKSGKQLVESLAHEHVAFFKTDITNESDCQKTVQSVLTQFGTIDVLINNAGIEIVSPVHEMTLEDWNHIVQVNLTGVFLMSKHALPHMLEKKSGSIINTGSVGGLVGWPDIPAYNATKGGVIQLTKSMAVDYAAHQIRVNCIAPGIIDTPLNEKSFSDNHSESLEVVKKEKAKVNPLLRLGKPEEIAGVMLFLASDLSSYMTGSVVTADGGYTAR; encoded by the coding sequence ATGAACCTTGCCGGAAAAGTCGTCCTGATTACAGGAGGTGCATCGGGAATTGGGCTTGCCGCAGTCAAGCTTTTCCTTGAGCACGGAGCAAAAGTCGCAGTGGCTGACATCAATGAAAAAAGCGGCAAACAGCTCGTCGAATCATTGGCGCACGAGCATGTTGCGTTTTTCAAAACAGATATTACGAATGAGTCTGACTGTCAAAAAACCGTTCAGTCTGTGCTGACCCAGTTTGGGACAATCGATGTGCTGATTAACAATGCAGGCATTGAAATTGTCTCTCCCGTTCACGAGATGACGCTGGAGGATTGGAATCACATTGTACAGGTCAACCTGACGGGTGTATTTCTCATGAGTAAGCATGCTTTGCCGCATATGCTTGAAAAGAAAAGCGGAAGTATTATCAATACTGGATCTGTCGGGGGTCTTGTCGGCTGGCCTGACATCCCTGCCTATAACGCAACAAAGGGCGGTGTCATCCAGCTCACCAAATCGATGGCGGTCGACTATGCCGCCCATCAAATCAGAGTGAACTGTATCGCCCCAGGCATTATTGATACACCATTAAATGAAAAATCCTTTTCAGACAATCATTCAGAAAGCCTTGAGGTTGTTAAAAAGGAAAAAGCAAAGGTGAACCCATTACTTCGTCTCGGAAAACCCGAAGAAATTGCGGGCGTCATGCTGTTTCTCGCCTCTGATCTATCCAGCTATATGACTGGAAGTGTTGTCACAGCAGATGGCGGTTACACCGCTAGATAA
- a CDS encoding RraA family protein — protein MSTVQFVSNDLIARARKLNSTLLSDVMGCTGAMDHQIKPVARGMNVVGTAFTVSLRPGDNLFLHQAIYSAQVGDVLIVDGKDHRGHAYLGELMASSAKAVGIEGIVIDGLVRDKVALEELAFPIYSKGFTPNGPFKDGPGELNGIISCGGVKVSPGDLVVADDDGVVIVPKEKAEEMLSLAEEKQAYEHQRLKTIQHYMSEGKQDISLLAPAWLEGRMKKFQR, from the coding sequence ATGAGTACTGTTCAATTCGTGTCAAATGATCTTATAGCTAGGGCAAGAAAGCTTAACTCGACCTTGCTGTCAGACGTGATGGGATGCACCGGCGCGATGGATCATCAAATCAAACCAGTTGCGAGAGGCATGAATGTAGTCGGCACAGCTTTTACCGTGAGCTTACGGCCAGGAGATAATCTGTTTCTTCACCAAGCGATTTATTCTGCACAAGTAGGCGATGTACTCATCGTAGATGGGAAAGATCATAGGGGTCACGCATATTTAGGAGAATTGATGGCTAGTTCAGCAAAAGCTGTTGGAATAGAAGGAATCGTGATCGACGGTCTTGTCCGCGATAAAGTCGCTTTAGAGGAATTAGCTTTTCCAATCTATAGTAAGGGATTCACGCCGAATGGACCTTTTAAGGATGGGCCTGGTGAATTGAATGGAATCATCTCGTGTGGAGGGGTCAAAGTATCACCAGGTGACTTAGTCGTTGCAGATGATGATGGAGTGGTGATTGTTCCGAAGGAGAAAGCAGAAGAGATGCTGTCGTTGGCTGAAGAGAAACAAGCATATGAACATCAAAGATTAAAAACCATTCAACATTATATGAGCGAAGGAAAGCAGGATATCAGTCTCTTAGCGCCTGCATGGCTAGAGGGCAGAATGAAAAAATTCCAGAGATAG
- a CDS encoding Lrp/AsnC family transcriptional regulator — protein MKITDVDVHILNELKEDARLSMRELSKRVNLSAPAVAERVRKLEDAGIIEGYSVQVNYKKLGLMIDCLLEVTVLNGEYQRFVAFMNQHPRAFFAYRVAGQSCFFIKLSVVSLEEIEAFIQAVSGFTKTVSHIVLSGHSFSHPIQERVKPIEEPEMTVVK, from the coding sequence ATGAAAATCACCGATGTTGATGTGCATATTTTAAATGAATTGAAAGAAGATGCCCGCTTATCTATGAGGGAATTGTCCAAGCGGGTCAATTTATCCGCACCTGCGGTAGCAGAAAGAGTGCGTAAATTAGAAGATGCAGGGATTATCGAAGGGTATTCGGTTCAGGTTAACTATAAAAAATTAGGGCTTATGATTGACTGCCTGCTGGAAGTCACAGTGCTAAACGGGGAGTATCAACGTTTTGTGGCTTTTATGAATCAGCATCCACGCGCTTTTTTTGCTTATCGAGTGGCAGGGCAGTCATGCTTTTTCATTAAGCTGTCAGTCGTTTCCCTTGAAGAAATTGAAGCCTTTATTCAGGCAGTGTCTGGGTTTACAAAAACAGTATCTCATATCGTCTTATCAGGGCACTCTTTTTCTCATCCCATTCAGGAACGTGTGAAACCAATAGAAGAGCCAGAAATGACCGTGGTGAAGTAA